Below is a window of Paremcibacter congregatus DNA.
GATCGACATTTTTAACGTCGACCCCCAGGGTAAGGTTACGGTCGTCCCATGAAAAATCGGCGGAGAGTTTGCCACCGGTGGTATAGGCGTCCAGTTCGCTGAGACGGAACATCATCATGCGGTCACGCAGGGAGAAATTGTCCATCTGATGCAGGGCGTGACTGCGATAGAGATCAAGCTTAACGGTTTTGAGCGCGCCACCGTCGTCAACATCATGGCGCAGCTTGCCGCGCAGGATGGTACCACGGCCTTCCGGTGAATCCATGCCGGCGCCGGGGAACAGCGTGTCGCGGGTTTCTTCGTGACTGATGCCGAGACTGACCAGGGTGGTCGTACTTTGGTAGCCGGCTTCCAGACTGCCGCCATAGATTTCAAAGGCGGTGCGGACATCCCGACCTTCGCCGTCCTGATAATTTTCCGCATTTTTATAATGGCCGTTTACCCGCAGGTACATTTTACCGTGCCGGGCGGAAAGATGGCCGGCGGCGCTCCAGATATCGCCATTGCTTTCAAAGGCGCCGTCAATACGGCCCTTGATATTTTGCCCCGGGTCAAAGTCGGGGGCGTTATGTTCGACGATTACCGTGCCGCCGCTGCCGCCGGGGCCATATTGTACCGATTGATAACCGCGATGGACAATCACCACATCGGCGGTGTCGATATCGGCGAAGGCGGCGGGGGTGTCCATGCGGTTGGGGCCGGCTCCTTCAAGATAGGCACCGTTATTGACAATATTGAGCTGGCTGCGGCTCTGGCCGCGGATCACCGGTTCCAGCGCGTGTCCGGACATGCGGCCGCTGGTGACGCCGGGAATTTGCCGCAGATAATCACCGGCATCTGCCGAAGGCTGACCATCGGTATCTTTGGGAACAGACGTTGACAGCGCAGGTTTCTGCATCAACGTGCCGGTCACGACAATTTCTTCCAAGGCTTGTTTTTGCTTTTTATGGGGGGTGATGATAACGGTCTGGGCCTGGGCGGTCAGAGAGAAAATGGTGCAGACAGCAAGACTGCTGACGCCGAGAGACAGGCGCCCTTTCAAAGAAGGATGGTGTATCATAGTATAACCTAAGACTTTATTTTACATATGTTTACAGGTGGGCCCTGATCGGCCACCCATTATATCAGTCGTGTGAAAACAAGGTTCAGGCGTAAGGTGGGGCGCGGGGCGGACAGGCCCGGTTGCGCGAAGAAGTCGGAGGAAGGGCTGCGCCAGTGTCAAAGCTGAAGCGGTAGGAAGCGAGTATGACCACAGGAGAGAGGCCGTTCTCGGTGGAGATCGCTTGCAGGGCGCCCTTGTGACAGGGCAGACAATGAACACAATTTCCCGAGACATCATCGTTGCTATCGACGGGCTCGCCGTTTTCATCAAGAGTAATGCGTCTCAACCCTTGCGGTGTACAAATGACGACGCTTAGGGTTGAGGCAAAAAGATCATCTTCCGCCGCCGCCATTTGGGCCGCACTCTGGGCGGACAGGGCTGTGGCGGCAAAGATGTTGAGCAGCATGACCGACAGCATGAACTGTCCGACGCCCCGGCCCAGACGGGCGAGGATCAGAGAGAGAACGGCGGGTGTTCTTAAACCATACATGGCGGCGGCTACTCACGTGACAAATCGATGATGAAAAGCATCTTAGCCTATAGCAGAGCCGCTTCTTTTGATCTAGGACAAAAAAGGCCAACAAATTAAATAATATAGTGGGGAGGAGATAAGGTGAAGGGCTTCTGTTGCTAGGTGCCCTTCGAACCCCGCGTAGCTAACCTATTAGGCGGCTACAGCAAATGCTTCGTTATCGTTTGCATTTACAAGTTGTGACCCTTCACAGAGGTATCATTCTGGGCAAAAGTTATATCTTTATTACGCACGTCGATCCTATTTCGCCCCCGCATTTCCAACTCTTGAGAGAGAGTGGTGGAGGCGCCGGGTACCGCCCCCGGGTCCGCAACGTCTATTCCATACATCAGTTTATTGCCATAGTTGGTTACCCAACAGGTTATATATAGAGTGTCAGTTGGCAAACTTCAATCTCTGATCACAGGATTTTTGATCAGAAGGGCACACGTTTAAATTACTTGGTTGGGCAGAGTACTTCTTTATTTGAATTTATGGTCCTTTTGCTCGCGGGTTGCTATGGTGATGGTCTTTAAATACAACTATAATAGAGGAGGCTATCATGAAAGTAGGTGTTATCGCCGTATTTTGTTTTTTTCTGTCAACCGTTTTCGGATTTTCCGCCCCGGGGGAGACGGACCCGGTGGCCCGGGCGGAAGTGTCCAAATTGGCGTTTCTGACCGGAAAGTGGGCCGGTAAAGGCTGGATCATGGGGCGGGACCGCCAGAAGGCCGAATTCGACCAGACCGAAGACATTAATTTCAAGCTGGATAATTCCATCCTGCTGATTGAGGGACGGGGCATGACCGGGGGGAAAGTCACCCATAATGCGATGGCCGTCGTGTCTTGGGCAAAGGATAAGGGGCATTTCGAATTTCGCTCTTATCTGGCCGATGGACGCCGAAGCGATTTTAAAGCGGAACTGGTGGACGGGAAATTCCTCTGGTATCCGAATGAGAAATCCCGCTATACAATTTCTCTCAATGCAAAGGGTCAGTGGCATGAAACAGGGGAATATTTGCGTGAGGGAAATTGGCATCAGTTCTTTGAAATGACGCTGGATAAATTATAGGAAATTTTTCATAGTCATTGGCGCATAAATCTGTACATTCAGGAAGGAATGACAGTTAACAGATTTGAGTGAAAAGGCGCTATGAAACAATATCTGGATTTGATGCGATATGTGCGGGATACGGGCGTGGACAAGGGCGACCGGACGGGGACCGGCACGCGCAGTGTGTTTGGCCATCAGATGCGCTTTGATCTGAATGCCGGCTTCCCCATGGTCACCACCAAGAAACTGCATCTGAAGTCGATCATTCATGAACTGCTGTGGTTTCTTACCGGCGACACCAACATTAAATATCTCCAGGACAATGGCGTCAAGATCTGGGACGAATGGGCCGATGAAAACGGCGACCTCGGCCCGGTGTACGGTCATCAATGGCGCAGCTGGCCGACCCCGGACGGCGGCACGGTCGACCAGATCAGCCAACTGGTGCAGATGATCAAAACCAACCCCGACAGCCGTCGCCTGCTGGTCAGCGCCTGGAATGTCGCCGATGTTGATCATATGGCCCTGCCGCCCTGCCATTGCTTGTTTCAGTTTTATGTCGCCGACGGCAAACTTAGTTGCCAGCTGTATCAACGCAGCGCCGATATTTTCCTCGGCGTGCCGTTTAATATCGCCTCCTACGCCCTGCTCACCCAGATGATGGCCCAGGTCTGTGATCTTGAGGTCGGCGAGTTTATCCATAGCTTCGGCGATGCCCATCTCTATAGCAATCATCTGGAACAAGTAGAGCTGCAGCTCAGTCGCGATCCGCTACCGCTGCCGATGATGAAGATCAATCCGGCGGTCAAGGATATTTTCGGCTTCACCTATGACGATTTCGAACTGGTGGGCTATCAGTCCCATTCCCATATTGCCGGAAAGGTGGCGGTCTGATGGTCAAACTCAGCATGATTGTCGCGGTGGCGGAAAATGGCGTGATCGGCAAGGATAACGACCTGCCGTGGAAGATTTCCTCGGACATGAAATATTTTAAAGAAACCACCATGGGCAAGCCGGTGATCATGGGGCGCAAGACGTTCCAGTCGATCGGCAGACCCTTGCCCGGTCGCACGAATATCGTTATCACCCGCGATACGGGATTCGCGCCCGAAGGTGTGATCCCGGCGTTCACGCTGGAGATGGCGCTGGAGGTCGGCAAGAGTCTCGCCGAGGCCAAGGGGCTCGATGAGGTGATGGTGATTGGCGGTGCGGAGATTTACAAGCTGTGTCTGCCCGATGCGGACCGGCTCTATCTCACCCGGGTGCATGGCGACGTTGAGGGCGATGCGACCTTCCCGGAACTTGACCCCGAAGACTGGCTCGAAAGCAACAGCACCCGCCATAAAGCCGGCGAGAAAGACAGTCACGACTATAGCCTGATCGTGCTGGATCGGGTTTAGAGGGCCGCAGATCTCTTCTCTGTGTCATCCTGAACTGAGCTCAGGATCCATGTTGATATGGGGTGACGGCTAAGGCTGTTATGTCTTCTTTAGCCCCAGTCTCGGAATTTCAATCGCCGGACAATGATCCATCACAACCTGCAGGCCGGCGGCACGGGCGGCGTTTGCGGCGGCCTCGTTAATTACCCCGAGCTGCATCCAGACGGTCTTGACGGGTTTTTTGATCGCTTCTTCGACAATCGGGCCGACGCTGTCGGGATTACGGAAAATATCGACCATATCAATTTCCACCGGAATATCGCTTAAGGTTTGATAGACCTCGCGCCCCAAAAGCTCTGTTCCCGCCAGGCCCGGATTGACCGGGTAAACGTCATAGCCTTGCGCCATAAGGAATTTCATCACCCGATGGGCGGGACGTTCCGGCTTGCTGCTGGCGCCGATCAGGGCAATGGTGCGGGTGGTTTCGAGAATGGTTTTGATGTCTTTATCGGGTGTGGTCATGAAAAATCCTAACAATTGAAGAAGTGATCATGCTTTTACATGGGCCCGGTGCGCGGCCTGTTCAAGGTGTGGATGCAGAATGCCGAGAGGTGGTCAGCAGAAGATGTGTTTGTTAACCATTTGTTAATTCAGGATATATTCGAATTTGTAATAGTTTGGTCATGTAAATTCCCTCGATTGTGTGGTTTCTGACTCTAAAAAATATCACACAATTTATAAGACTGTGAGGGAGGCTCCCGTGAGTCTGGTTGATCATGAGCCTGGAGAGTAAAGTCAGTGAGTGAAGAATATGTCGAACATATTGTGGTCAATGTACCGGAGGTCCAGCCGCAAACGCCTTGTCATGATGTGATGAAATATTTTGAGGCGGATGAGGAATTGCTGGTGGTGGCGGTGCTGGAAGACCGGGTGCCGGTTGGTCTGGTTTATCGGGTTGATTTCATTCAGACCCTGGCGGCGCGGTTTGGTTACAGCCTGTATGAAAAACGTCCGGTGCGCGACCTGATGACAGAGGTGCCACTGATT
It encodes the following:
- a CDS encoding CoA-binding protein, with the translated sequence MTTPDKDIKTILETTRTIALIGASSKPERPAHRVMKFLMAQGYDVYPVNPGLAGTELLGREVYQTLSDIPVEIDMVDIFRNPDSVGPIVEEAIKKPVKTVWMQLGVINEAAANAARAAGLQVVMDHCPAIEIPRLGLKKT
- a CDS encoding dihydrofolate reductase, giving the protein MVKLSMIVAVAENGVIGKDNDLPWKISSDMKYFKETTMGKPVIMGRKTFQSIGRPLPGRTNIVITRDTGFAPEGVIPAFTLEMALEVGKSLAEAKGLDEVMVIGGAEIYKLCLPDADRLYLTRVHGDVEGDATFPELDPEDWLESNSTRHKAGEKDSHDYSLIVLDRV
- a CDS encoding thymidylate synthase, coding for MKQYLDLMRYVRDTGVDKGDRTGTGTRSVFGHQMRFDLNAGFPMVTTKKLHLKSIIHELLWFLTGDTNIKYLQDNGVKIWDEWADENGDLGPVYGHQWRSWPTPDGGTVDQISQLVQMIKTNPDSRRLLVSAWNVADVDHMALPPCHCLFQFYVADGKLSCQLYQRSADIFLGVPFNIASYALLTQMMAQVCDLEVGEFIHSFGDAHLYSNHLEQVELQLSRDPLPLPMMKINPAVKDIFGFTYDDFELVGYQSHSHIAGKVAV